A region of the Maniola jurtina chromosome 11, ilManJurt1.1, whole genome shotgun sequence genome:
CGTGACACTCCATACCAAGGATTTTGGTGAGATAGGACCTGGTGTAGCTGGCCTATCTCCCCGTCGTAGTCAGGGACATAAAGTCCCGACCTAACCCTGACTGGGATCTCGGTCTGTTTTATCACAGTGAGCCCCGTTCCGCTCCTGGGTGATGTTAGTTTTGGCACCACGTTTATGAGCCAGTTGCAGGCTTGGTCATCGTGGCACCACATTTTTAATACACCCTCGCTGAGGAAGGCCTTACCCTCAAACGCCGGGGCGTATCGGGTTTGGCCTGGTGCCAGAGGCTCGATACAGGCCGCGAAAATCGCCTTCTGTATCTGGGCCTGGATGGCATTCGCCTCATCTTGGGTAAGGTCGACTCTGGGAGTGGTGGTTACAGCGACGCTCAGATGCGATTGGGCTGCTGTGGCATAGGAGCCCTTCGCATCTCGGGTGTGTCTGTCGTCAGTCCGTGCGCGTTTGTGTTCCCCCCTGGGTGAGATCGTGTCGTCAAGTCTGTCTCTTTTCTTGTTCGTCTGACTCGATGACGTCCCGGGGTCTTGTCTGTCTTTTGTCTGTCCCCTGTTCCGCTTCCTAAAGCGCGGGCGTGCCCTCGCTTTAGGTGGGTTCAAGGTCTTTGATGCGTCTGTTTTATCTGTTGGTTTGTTGgatgttgtttttgttgttgttgtagttGGGGGTCGAGCGGTGTTGGAACCGCCAGGGCCCGTTGCGCCCCGCGCCTGGATTGGGTTCCCGTCGGGGTCAGTGTGACCACCATCGTTCCCCCTGTCCTCGACTGCGGTTTGCCCAGCCCCGACAGTGGTGGTGCTCGACTTCCCCGAGGCATTAGGGTTGCGATCGGGGGCCGATACCTGCCCGCTCGCCTGTTCGCCTGCGGAACAGCCAGGGGTTGCGCCAGTGTCCGCAAAAGGCCGGCCGCCACTTAGTGGGGGTCGTCCCTCGCTTCCACTTTTGCTTCCTCCGGCCAAGTTGCTGGCGTCCGCGCTTGGGCAGTCGGGTTCCTTTCGCTTCCCGCCTCCGTTTTCCCTACCGTCCGTCGGTCGGGTTTTCaatttgtccgtctgttcgtctgcctgtgtgtccgtttgtttccgtgtccgtctgtctgtcctgttCCCCTTGTTTTTCCGTTTTTGCTTGGGGGCCACAAGCGTCCATGTGCTTGCGCTGGCAGGCACAGGGATCGCTGCGGCTAGGGAGGACATGTCCATGTTACTAGCCGAGGTCGTTGTTTCCATCATTGTCGAACCGATGGTTTGCGGGTCTTTGCCCCCTCCTGATACGGTGGGGCAGCCTGGGCCCTGGGCGCCGTCGGTAGACGTCGCCTGGGTGCCAGGGTGGGATTTGGGCACTGAGCCGCTACCCACCAGGAGACcgaaattagttttaagatccGCCATTTGTTTCCTAATATTTGTGTGTTATCTGAGtagtgtttgtgtgtgtctctgtgtgtaAGTGAGTGTGGAGTGTGCGGGAGTTTAGGATTAATTGAGGGACCTTTTATGATAGGACATTTGGTTTAGGAGTAGGATGGGGGAACACGGGAAAGGGTTTCTTGGACACTGCTCGGTGTTGGGAGTGGTACCGTAGCAGTCCTTCTTGTCCAGGGTCCTGGGGACGCCGGCGATCCGCAACCCCGCCGACCCGCCCGGTTGCATGAAGGGTGCCTCGTATAGCCGAACCAGCGAATGTCTAGGAGCCGCCTGGTAAAGGCTACAACCCAGATCATTCGCTAGTTCAGCCACGCCGGGCACTTATGGTATAGCCTGGTCTGCTCTCAAACAAATTGCATTGATTACCTTGGCAGATACTTAATTACGAGGCAGGTTAAGCAAtggatgtaaataaaatatttatatcatgCTGCGTGCGCGGAATAAAAACAACTTGCCGCTCATGGAAAATAAATCTCAAACGCAGTTTTAATGGAAAATTATCAGGAAATTATCTGTCACCAATATCAATGTCCAACAATCATGTTTAATGGAAACGCCTCTCGAATaatctattttttatatatattaagaTATAGTTACCAGTGCATATTTTCAGCACATCGTTCGCTAATAATATATGTTGAAAGATTTTGAGAtatactaaatattttattaatgcgaaagtaattactctgtctgtctatctaatcACGCCTAAAACGCTGAACCGATTGCAAAAAAAGGATACCTAGTTTGCATTCTAGAGATGAGAATACTTTTAACAGTTTAATATAAAGGTTTAGGTATCTACTAATTTAAAAGGTTTAGGTACCTAATGGCGATGAATGAAcccatccgcgtggatttaggtttttaaaaatcctgtaaaaactttgattttccgaaataaaaagtaactaACCTAAGTCCGTCTCCGGCATACAAGCTACTAAACTGaaacttttatcaaaatcggttgagcggatgagCCATaagatggtaggtaggtaatagagacagacacacaggcCGAGAGaaagacaggcacactttcacctttttagggttccgtacctcaaaaggaaaaacggaacccttataggatcactttgttgtctgtctgtctgtccgtccgtccgtccgtccgtgtctagaaaacctatatggtacttcccgttgatctagaatcatgaaatttggcaggtgggtaggtcttatagcacaagtaaaggaataaatccgaaaaccgtgaatttgtggttgtatcattaaaaaaaaattaaaaatgtgtttcaattttcaaagtaagataactataccaagtggtgtatcataatatgaaagggctttacctgtacattctaaaacagatttttatttatttatatgcataatactttttgatttatcgagcaaaatgtagaaaaataaatacccgagtacggaaccctcggtgcgcgattccgactcgcacttgtacgtttttttttaatattagtatggattacagcAGTTATAAAGTGGTGATGAGTTAAAAATCAAGCAAAAAATTAGGTTTCTGCCAcattgtacaaaatatttgaaatgtGGCTTCGTACCATTCTtcgcaggtaggtaggcacctacctacctacctataattcgtccaagcgacagaaaaactcaGATAGAACAGAATATATTTATGGAATCCATTGGCTTGTGGTATCCACCCGATGTGTCAATAATCAATACATGATTAGGTATGTTAATCCactgtttgttttgttttaacacattttttttctttattagatTTTTAGTGATTTCTCCTTCAAAAATGACCACCcaacatattattaattattatctccTTTATTTGAAACTTGAGTTGGAAATACTCGTATAATTTGCAGAAACTTCATCGAaaggaaaaattattttttttgacttgTTTACAGAGATCGTTGAATTTTCCTTGATCAtgatcatcaacccatcaccggctcattactgagcacccGGTCTCCTTGCCCTATATAGCTAATGAGAAGGGTTATCCAAAGTCCACTCCCTacacctttaaaaacattaagtatCATTAAGTAACATTAagtaactctcaggcatgcaggtttgcaaacgaagttttccttcaccgttaaagcaaataatattaacttcgaaaagtttgaagcgtgtgcccgggatcgaacccacgaTCCCGCGGATAGAAAGCCGACGTGTTAACCacctaggctatcaccgctttagaCTTTACCAtaaacctaggtaggtacctaatcttcaaaattacttatgtaattataatataaccaATACGTTATTCATTGACGAGAGCCAGTAACGTAACGATAacggaataaataaataaaagtgtaatgATGAACGTGTTTTGAATCTGGGAGCAACATTCGTTTGTTTCTTGTGTACTTTCAACGTGCTGAGTATTTTAACGATAATTTTCAGTTTCTGTTTTCTGAGGCGGTTGTACCAAAATGCCAGGATAAAAGGTCGGCTGGTAAATACATTTGGATGGGAATAATGATAGGCGGCTGGTAGACGAGAGGGCGCCGCGAGGCGACGCCGCGCCGCCTGCGCGTGTCGCGTTACGTATCGCACATACTGCCTTGAGCGCTGGCCAATGGACAATCGCCGCACTCTGCCGTACGTTACGTGCCAGAGGCCACAGCCGGTAGGTCGCTTGGGattcactttttagggttccgtacatcaaaaataaaaacggagcccttatagaatcactttgttgtctgtctgtcggtccgtgtGTCCTTCTCTCAAGAAAACATGTAGGGtatttcccattgacctagaataatgaaagacaggtaggtaggtcttatagcacaattgaaggaaaaatccgaaaaccgtgaatttgtgttttagttaattaattaatttgtgttttattaatttgtgttttaatttaaacctaaatagtaagtattttaaattttcaaattttttgataTATCATtatataactatactaagtagggtagcatatgaaagggctttacctgtacattctcaaacggatttttatttatttttatgcataatagtttttgatttatcgtacaaaatgtcgggaaaaatacacgagtacgaaaccctcggtgcgcgagtctgactcgcacttggccggtttttaactAACTGATCCACTCTGGATTTGCTCGGATAGATTTCTGAAAGTAGATATTATCTTAGTCGCGGTAGTAATCTGAATAAGGTAGCTTCCCACTAAGTTGAGCTTTTGTTTTGAGTAAAGTGCAAGAGGTTTTATGGTTTTGTGAAAACCATGTACTTAGttagatgtttaaaaaaaaaagtctactTCAAATCTAAATCTCAACTTTGTGGGATCTACCTTTTAAAGAAACCATGTAGGTTTAGTGGAGTAGGACCACCACTAAGAAAGAACTATCagaattcaatccgtgtaaatcTAGGGCAGATCAGTTAGTAAAAAGTGAATCCCCAAGCGGTCTGCCGGCTGTGGCCTCTTGCAAGTATGGGACCCTAAAACCAACAGGCTGGCTACAGCATCTAATTGGAAAAATTGGGATCAAGGATTACAACAAAAACATTACCTGCCTATATTATGTCTTCTAAAAATATTTGGGTTAATTTCGACAAAGtcattttttctttcatttcggtacttattattaaatttttcaaatttaaaCTGTAGTTTTTTGTACTTCTTGATATTCTTCATGaccttatttttaatattatcaaaataaatcttaataaaCTTAAGAAAATACGTGTTACAATTTTGATGTCACCGAAATGAAACAGTTATTTACCGATACTAGCTACCGAAATGAAAGAACCCATCCATCGAAATTAAAATTAGCCGAAAACTTACTAAACAGCTGGacttatattaaaatactaactgatgcccgcgacttctgtgggaactctggttttccaggataaaaaattgcctatatCTCACTCTCCAGATTTTCAACTATATTCCACTTAGATTCTAACAGAATTTTCTCGTTCCCTTTGATTTCATCGTTTAGGCActagataaatattaattaaaaggaTGGGAAATACGCGTTTAGTTATTTCTCTCCTAACTGAATTCAATAACTAAACGACCTTAAATTgtttataattaagtaagtgATAGTAACAATCAAAACATCGTTTAAGTggaacatattaataaattataatatgtactgtGTTTGATGTTGTACATTACAAAGACATAAATGATATTTATGTTATTGCAAAGATGTTATTATCAGCGGCCACGCGACGAGTCGGCATTAGGTTATGTGCAAGTATCAACTAGCCCTTTGAACTATAGAGTTCGTTTTATATCTATAATTATTCTCGCTGTAAAGATTTTGCAACAAACCCGAATAAGGTAAACAAGGATAAAACACCAACTGGCGGTAATTAAAAACCTTTTATAAATAGTGAGGACGACCATCGAATAAAAACAACTGGTTTAGcattaaatatgtaggtaggtactcgttgAATATTTGATGAGCCGATCCAGGTGCTCGGTGTCCTCGGCGACGGTGTGTCTCTCATCCCGAGTCGCCGTGTAAGCCACCTGCGCGCACCACCAACACTTGCGtcatttacaagttacaactttaaaataataaaactggtTTCGATTGTGATCTATAAGAAGGTGGATCGACGATTAATGTTCCGAGACACACCTGGCAGACCCCGTGCTGGCACGACACCCGATACCTTGCGACCAGAACTGCTGTTCGAAATCCATATTCCAATAGTAATTACGGCCATAACAATTATGAATATATTTGCGAAATGATATACGTTTaacatttataaattaatagCTTTTAGCGGCAAAATACAATACACAACGATTAAAATATCAACTTTAGGACCTGATTGTCAGCATCTCATGTTTCCACCAGACATCTTGAGATGAGATCATTTGTGCCGAATGTGGATATAAAATTCGACTATTTAATGAGATTcgttaaaaaaactataaactacgcatattattttaatttataaaatattataataacgtatatttatttatattgggCTTTCAAAGTCCTTTTCTAACGTATATTTTCCTTTGTTTTATGTTCGAGATGCATTAACTTCTCTTTCAATTCCTTGCATTCTTTAAATACAAATGTAGTCTTTTGAATCACTCTTCACCTTAGTTGGCTTTCCGTACACGTATGAAAGAGACAtgtgtttttttaaacaaagagcAGGGAGCATCGACCTGCCCTTATTTGGTAGAGCCAGCGCGAAGGCGACATATTGTGATGAAGCTGCGTTACGAACGGCGCGATTGCAGTGCGATGGGCACTGCACTGCGCTGCGCAACACAGCGGTACAGTGGGCAATTTACACACAAAATAGATGTATTTGTATGTCCACAGTGTATTTACTTTATGTAACTTAACcgaacttataataatataatataggtacgtacttaaATTTACCAATCCTCCTAAAGCATTCTAAACAAGCTTTtcttttaacttttacaagctGACTTGCTtactaaaataagtaatttattttattgtcatATTTACATTTGCTTGACAATAATTAAAgagcgaacaaaacggtgtaaaatTTTACACGAggagtaataaaattaatgaaagctgttgaaactttaccGTTTTGATCGAAGTCACGAACTTAGGCTCAATTTTAGCAGTTTTAtgccgttttgcttggaaatgagatcggatttgtattcagtgggccaaaaatgttcagaataaaaaaaaataccgttttgttcgccagatCCTTCATAACCGAATATTTAATTGATTCGCAATTTAtacatttgtttatttatcatattaatttacaatttactACTGAACCTAAATACTCCGGACAATAGGGTATATGTATACAGGCTACATTAattttccttagtttacttaaaagataaaactaAACTTAGTTTTTTGCTGAAATTCGTAAAAGGCGCACTATACTTACTCAGAACCTAAttgttaccgcgaactgacaatgaaatcatgatagaAGTGAAAATCTAATTCCAGAAGATTTAAGCACCTGGCAAATCTCCATCGCTTACGTGTTCCTCCGAGAAGGTTTCTGCGagttgtttatcttttaagaaaACTAAAGGAAAACGGACTTAGGTGGTGTAGTAACTACGTAGGTATAAGGAAATGGTAGGATatctttttattattcagatataaTTTGTTACATAAAAGCTGCGTATTTACATAAGAGCTGATAGAGGTGTAATCGAcggatttagaaaaaaataaaaattcaatttgaatAGTCTACAGTGTGGAGTTGACGTGACCCTAAcagcagggcgattcagaacactcgattcagtaagttatcgtacgataagTGCCTATTTTACATAcgaaaatacatcttatcgtacgataacttaccgaatcgagtgttctgagtCGCCCCGCAGGTGTACAAGCAACCTGTTCGGGTCTGGTGTCGCGTTACACTAGGTTTCACATTAGGAAATTTATACGACGTCTCATATAACTACTGAtgctgttaattattattttattaactaaataaattattgtgattATTAATTGATTCTGCGAATGAGCTGCAAAACAAAGTGATTCATCGTTTACTAGATACTATACCAGTCGGCTTTAGGGCTGTCAATACAATAAGTTACATAGTTCATCCAGTGATCCATCAAAATCAGTCCATAGAGGCGGTAATAACCTAGTGGTTTTAAGACGTCTGCCTTCTATCCGGTAGGTCAGGGATTCGATCGCCGACACGCACCTTTTCGGAGTAATTTGCGTTTCAAGTACGCTTTTACGGTGAAGGACAAATCTGCATTGTGAGAAAatttgcatgcttgagagttcttcataatgttcttaaaagtgtgtgaagtctaccaattcgcACTGATAGGCCAACGTGGCATACTAAGTATGATCTAAATCTTTCTCATAATAAGAAGAGACCCCTgctcttgatgatgatgatgcatagTTCTTCTTCCTACAAAGTATACAAAGTAGATACCGACTCGAACGCAAAACTTCGAATtccttaattttaatattacacATGTTGAAATTTTTTCTATTAGATGATACCCACGAATTCATCCGCTTGGCTATAGGTTTAAAAACCTTTCAGTTCGCCcctaaccattgagctattgaggcttgttTTATgtgttagaataaaatttagtcgTCTACTGGACGCAAAGGAGTGTCGATCGACTGGCATGAGCGATGGATATCGAGAAGGCCGCTGAAGAACCGGATGCCAGTTGCAAATAACAAGACACTAAAATAAAGACGCCTTAGATCTACAGTGTACTGCAAGTTGCAACTGGCTGCAGTTAGTGATGAAGCTAAACTTTACTAGTGGTATATCACCAAATGCCAAGTTAACCACTACACGGGTGTCTCCAAACCTGACAACCTTAGGTTGCTCACACACCGCACAGATGCATGCCCGCGCGGCGGGGAACATTGATTAAATTAAGTGACATTTCATTTTAATTCATCGACATAAATCTCGGACATTACGAGGAGTATTATCGCATTGCAGGTGCCGCGCCCCGCTACAAGCCAAAGGTCTTGCTTGCATATCAGCTAACGCAAAACGACAACGTGTCTGCCTCGGCGATGTTAATAATCGTAAATTATTATCTAGCTCGAGACCGATTAACACACGAGTTAATACCAAGTCTAACATATCAACCAACgtattcagtaggtaggtagctggTAGTGGGTACCCACACTTGCTTATTAAACATATATTTTATGCTCGCATTACCATATATCTATTTGCAATTCATTTGATTTTGAGTAAATACTCTGGTAGGTAGattatacataggtaggtataacacattattTTGCTGCCACGGTGTCTACTTGGTCGACGCACACTCCACGCACGCTCAGCACACCTTCCACTTACACACATCACACGCTCCACACACACTCCACACAGGTTTCACAGATTGTCCACATAGGCTTGCACACATGCTCTAACATGCTCTACAGTTCTACACACGCTCCGTGCTCACGCATGCCCACGCCCACAGATCACATGCTCAACACACTTATCACATAATGTACCTAAAtgcaaaactaaaataaaatataaattttatatttccaATGGAAAACTTTCAGGAATTGACTTGCTGCGTGTGTGCAATTGATTTGCTAGAGTTGActtttgcaagttttattgctagtggacactAGGCATTATACTGATAGCAAGCAACGCTGTCACTTTAACGCATCCACTTCATACATTTCCATGTATATTTGTATGCCAATATTCTGCATTAGCATGAACGAAGCAAAGGAAATATTATTAACTTATGCACTAAGTACGACATACCTGAGCTCCGTGGTGCGTTTCCATTTTGCAATCAAATCAACACTATGATACGCTAATAGTAGTATTGAATACAACGTTAAGATTCTTTTGTACAAACAgcaatagagctaggttttcaCCCGCCAGtgtaagcgactatggacgggtgcaaacttTTTGTTTTGCTGACCCTGCGTGCCACACTATCACAACAGCAAAAATGTCGCCGCCGGCCGCGCCACCAAATTCGTAGCGTCGAACAAACGTGGTTTGGTTTTTATTGAAGCTGAAGAAGGAGCTGAACTAATTAAAGAGTTAAGTAGGTGCTGTGTACATGAAGAGCCTGTACTACAATGCCAGTAAGGGGTTGCGTGGTGGAAATACTTAGCGTGTCACACATGCGCAATGCAGTAGCGACCTTGCGGGCGCGGGTGCGGTGTCGAGTTACGTCCACATTCTGTAGCTCGTCCTATAGTGATGGACCAATCGATATTATGTAGATAGTTTAGTAAATATAGGTACAGGTAGATTGAATAAAGAAATGAGGTAGTAATATTTTAACCTGCACTACTAGTTACTATTACATGCAAACTTTCGCAAACTTTCAGTGCTTACTTATTATTAGATTAGatataatttcaattttaaatggAATACTTACTAAGTATGACTAGTACAATGGCCGTCGTGAATTTATTTCAGGAGGGGGGcaaaaaagaatttgtaaattCAGCACAAGAGTTTGGATCCCCAGCCCTGCCTACGCCCATGACAAGTAGTGAAACGAATTTAACAAAACTCGCTATAAGGTTGTTCTTACCTGAGttgttaaaatttcaaatataatacgaacaattaaaatcgattttctGTTAAGTATCACTAACATGACTATCTGCGGCTACCACATACGCGCGTGCGGTTCAATTGCGAAGGAATGCCCCTATCACTTGATAGCCTGACTTAACATTTGATACACTCTCCACATTGCTGGAACGCCGAGGAGGCAGCCAACGTATCTAACTGTCCAAGAATCCATGAGAGGTTTCACGGCGTGTAAACACAATCAATTTACAAACAGCTATGTATTCAGAGGCTTTATGACAGCGTTTCTTTCGTTTTGTGTTACTTTACCGCCCTGTATACAAAAACAtacttataaatgtaaaattaagcccaattttttatcaaaaagttTCAGCCAGTTACATAcggttttatattatatattatgatgATTCCAAGGTCTATCGGTTTTGCAAACTATGTGCCTGActattgccatttcagcttcgtagcacgttgaactatgtcggttTCTCTGGTTCTCCCATAGATCTACTCATAAagacatttctgatttgatcatgtaaaGGAACTCCAAACATAACTCTCTTCGTCGCCCgctgactgagctttcttatgaggtccataataggtaattaatacGGACCTCATATGAAAAATTTGCGAttatgtctcggatccatatgtcatCACAGGCAAcatgcactgttcgaagactgtTCGAGCACTACGGAATTTTGTTCGAGACCATGGACAAGAGAGCGATATTAGGAAGggaatatttataataaataggtagttcTAAGTATTTATAAGAACCTAAGTAGGCATGCCTACATTACATAGAATGCTAGTGCGAATGACACCAATCCCTATCAAATAAGCGcgactattataatttatgtgTCTATTAATAAAGCTGATAGTAAGTCATGCCAAGTTGATATGTTAAGACGTTCACAATATGTCCCTCAAATAGtcctttaattaaaattaactgaTAATATATTGTACCggttataatatgaataattcACATAAGTATAGCTAGAGACAAATAATCAGAaactaaattacataaataaataaagccgtTAAATTGCTAAAA
Encoded here:
- the LOC123869526 gene encoding mucin-19-like, translated to MADLKTNFGLLVGSGSVPKSHPGTQATSTDGAQGPGCPTVSGGGKDPQTIGSTMMETTTSASNMDMSSLAAAIPVPASASTWTLVAPKQKRKNKGNRTDRRTRKQTDTQADEQTDKLKTRPTDGRENGGGKRKEPDCPSADASNLAGGSKSGSEGRPPLSGGRPFADTGATPGCSAGEQASGQVSAPDRNPNASGKSSTTTVGAGQTAVEDRGNDGGHTDPDGNPIQARGATGPGGSNTARPPTTTTTKTTSNKPTDKTDASKTLNPPKARARPRFRKRNRGQTKDRQDPGTSSSQTNKKRDRLDDTISPRGEHKRARTDDRHTRDAKGSYATAAQSHLSVAVTTTPRVDLTQDEANAIQAQIQKAIFAACIEPLAPGQTRYAPAFEGKAFLSEGVLKMWCHDDQACNWLINVVPKLTSPRSGTGLTVIKQTEIPVRVRSGLYVPDYDGEIGQLHQVLSHQNPWYGVSRWTLFSYRKTTSSPPGVFLILGIPNEELPTILARGRKVAYSTGSIYIKFFTSEGLSDVPPGHDSAPETREEPDADRAMDVDGPTGQLPVTPEPSVSAVLDNIEEVLADSRTNTKPREKKVTHNAPDATAPAEKSPAQRATK